In Solanum pennellii chromosome 3, SPENNV200, a single window of DNA contains:
- the LOC107012330 gene encoding putative late blight resistance protein homolog R1B-14 produces the protein MAETTLEFALSNLTEKLLDNMGVIGVIKNDVSCLLSELNHLRAFLIEANRNRRGSEILKHFVEELNRAINKAENSIDKFMIEVKLHKKRGIYRIFDLCYLVKAKRCCSDIRSIMEKLKEIRKDTAYALSLPLQFDDSKQTAHQLKRAPVVEEDEVVGFDLQADEIIKRLLGGSDDVEFISIVGMPGLGKTTLANKVFKSVGYEFYNRIWVYVSQSYTRRDLFLKIINQFTRNTEQYRYVTEEDLAKVIHKHLLSGKYLIVLDDVWTREPLDDVKIALPNKMRGSKVLFTTRDDEVGKSCCNKPHHIKFLTDHECWELLQKKVFHKDKCPLDLEVLGKSIAKKCMGLPLAALVIAGALTGRGKTKSEWEIVHQFVSEHIISSDIMMTKKLVQMSCDSLPVNLKACFLYCGAFPKGSEIPAWKIVRLWIAEGFIRETMGSTVESVAEGYLNELVSKSLVMVTQRTSNGQIKTFRVHDILHEFCTLEASEENLFKEIKLGVEQSFPRNQELSTFRRLSIDSSVQEFISTNPYGDGIRSFLCFSSRNIVMSPYELETIPKSFPLLRVLDTESILFELETTRKSPFQKQLFQLYHLRYLAISSDSLKILPKFMEDLWNLQTLIISTQQETLNIEADICNMPQLRHVHTNASGKLCPSVLKTRNHRSALQTLSIIEAETLTEDVFARCQNLKKLGIRGDMTKLVGLLKLEYLEKLKLMNLASGKLQLDSENYGFPRRLKQLTLSGTWLDWEEIHRAVGHLELLEVLKVKENAFKGHSWELEKDYVFPYLKVLCIESSELVCWKVCDENFPSLEWLVLRNINKLEEIPINFANITNLKMMDLVDTTAESTIKSAQEIESQSVCTGFKLTIFPPDT, from the exons ATGATGTGAGTTGTCTGTTAAGCGAACTTAATCATTTGAGAGCTTTTCTTATCGAAGCCAATAGAAATCGGAGGGGAAGTGAAATTCTGAAACATTTTGTGGAAGAGTTGAACAGAGCAATCAATAAAGCTGAGAATTCGATCGATAAATTCATGATTGAGGTCAAATTACACAAGAAAAGGGGGATTTATAGGATTTTCGATTTGTGTTATTTGGTAAAAGCCAAGCGCTGTTGCTCTGATATCAGATCTATTATGGAGAAATTGAAGGAAATTCGGAAAGATACTGCTTATGCCCTTTCTCTGCCTCTTCAATTCGATGATTCAAAACAAACTGCTCATCAACTCAAAAGG GCTCCCGTTGTAGAGGAAGATGAGGTTGTAGGCTTTGATTTGCAGGCGGATGAAATTATCAAACGTCTTCTTGGAGGATCAGATGATGTAGAGTTTATCTCGATCGTCGGAATGCCTGGTCTTGGCAAAACAACTCTCGCAAATAAGGTTTTCAAGAGTGTTGGATATGAGTTCTACAATCGCATTTGGGTATATGTCTCTCAGTCGTACACCCGAAGAGACCTAtttcttaaaatcatcaacCAATTCACCAGAAACACGGAACAATATCGATATGTAACTGAGGAGGATCTAGCTAAAGTAATACACAAACATTTGTTGTCAGGAAAGTATCTGATTGTATTGGATGATGTGTGGACACGGGAACCTTTGGATGATGTCAAAATTGCTTTACCAAACAAGATGAGAGGTAGTAAAGTCTTGTTTACCACTCGAGATGACGAGGTGGGTAAATCTTGTTGCAATAAACCTCATCATATAAAATTCCTAACCGACCACGAATGTTGGGAGCTACTACAGAAGAAGGTTTTCCACAAGGATAAATGCCCCCTGGACTTGGAAGTACTCGGGAAGAGCATAGCTAAGAAATGTATGGGTCTTCCTCTTGCAGCTTTGGTGATTGCGGGAGCCCTAACCGGGAGAGGCAAGACTAAAAGTGAGTGGGAAATAGTGCATCAATTTGTGAGTGAACACATTATTAGTAGTGATATTATGATGACCAAGAAATTGGTGCAGATGAGTTGTGATAGTTTGCCTGTCAACTTGAAAGCTTGCTTCTTATATTGTGGTGCTTTTCCTAAAGGTTCCGAGATCCCTGCTTGGAAGATAGTCCGGTTGTGGATCGCGGAAGGGTTCATTCGAGAAACAATGGGATCAACCGTTGAAAGTGTAGCAGAGGGTTACTTGAATGAACTTGTCAGCAAGAGCTTAGTGATGGTAACACAAAGGACATCCAATGGCCAAATAAAAACATTCCGCGTGCATGACATATTACATGAGTTCTGTACGCTCGAAGCAAGTGAGGAAAATCTTTTCAAAGAAATAAAACTAGGTGTCGAGCAATCTTTCCCCAGAAACCAGGAATTATCCACATTTCGCCGCCTTAGCATTGATTCTTCTGTTCAAGAATTCATTTCTACCAACCCTTATGGTGATGGCATTCGTTCATTCCTCTGTTTCTCCTCTCGGAACATTGTGATGTCCCCATATGAGTTAGAGACAATCCCGAAATCCTTTCCACTGCTGAGGGTTCTCGACACTGAGTCCATATTATTTGAGTTAGAGACAACCCGAAAATCCCCATTCCAGAAGCAGTTATTTCAGCTATATCATTTGAGATACCTTGCTATATCAAGTGACTCGTTAAAGATCCTTCCTAAATTCATGGAGGACCTGTGGAATCTACAAACCCTCATAATTTCAACTCAACAAGAGACATTGAACATAGAAGCAGACATATGTAACATGCCACAACTTAGGCATGTTCACACAAATGCCTCTGGTAAATTGTGTCCCTCTGTCctaaaaacaagaaatcatCGTAGTGCTTTACAAACTCTTTCTATAATAGAAGCTGAAACCTTGACAGAGGATGTGTTTGCAAGGTGTCAAAATCTGAAAAAGTTGGGTATTCGTGGGGATATGACCAAGTTGGTTGGTCTATTGAAGTTAGAATACCTCGAGAAATTGAAGCTAATGAATTTAGCAAGTGGGAAGTTGCAGCTTGATTCAGAAAATTATGGATTCCCTCGGAGGTTAAAGCAGTTAACTTTATCAGGTACGTGGTTGGATTGGGAGGAGATACACAGAGCAGTTGGCCATTTGGAGCTTCTTGAAGTGTTGAAGGTGAAAGAGAATGCATTTAAGGGGCATTCTTGGGAGTTGGAGAAGGATTACGTGTTTCCTTATCTTAAGGTATTATGTATTGAAAGCTCAGAACTAGTTTGTTGGAAGGTTTGTGATGAGAATTTTCCGAGCTTAGAGTGGCTTGTCCTTCGTAATATAAATAAGCTTGAGGAAATCCCTATAAACTTTGCCAACATAACCAACCTGAAAATGATGGATCTGGTGGATACAACAGCCGAATCAACTATTAAATCTGCCCAGGAAATAGAATCCCAAAGTGTATGTACTGGATTCAAGCTAACCATTTTCCCGCCCGATACATAA
- the LOC107012331 gene encoding disease resistance RPP8-like protein 3, with the protein MSEIVLRSAGERLQNLLSEETAGLNSSVREDLFSIVKKLQLSYTLLKEKKRENEIENKVRIIEKLNYQIEDKIESSKTWRFLSFRIPKIKSKMETILKQIDNIVINGVSTSLLPLRNQITNIVGLEEDIERVCRSMLSDYSSFPSSSSSSSSRIGVPVVIPIYGVVGSGKTTLARSIHDNSAIVERFEYRIWIDVPHEDFDVGYILEKIMESVNHGWMRCSSSKKQLQERVERIFYCKRSLFVFDDVRCIQAWETLYRALPELYSGSYVLVTTRVEYVAKYISKKHSQPVHNMKSLNEGDSWRLFDMVLSPSHRASSSDRGMVGSCRGLPGLIKHLASSKKSDQNTQSFISEYYCLLYKKELPKDLQPCCFIYLGHFLENQLIDPEKLSHLWMIEGLLSTRQSVKGDQSMTERYLKELERMGVVELQPEEVPTTNKLFKAYRFVQGMEKFCVSNCEEKCFLKIIDLRRENCSLSLSERPRRLVIYLGNHTVDIPPKVSKTILSLRVVLLGNQHTPTKMLNLKEFKGLRVLDFDGIDFKTLKLLTGISNLKFLRYLSLKGCILDELPSSISKLSYLRVFDLRVEKGASAIKIPNVLWKLRRLKHLYLPLEFATQNGEKLRLNSLTQLETLVNFNTSLCRANDVSTLCKLHYLEAKVENNFPDFESITSYMRSSTSNKCPLHCSIDIIDLNCSAPERSTVLQEFLGCEVLQTLNFKGFIGPLSPSPKISPNLTQLRLHKSCLKQDPMPILEKLPSLGILGLNDDAYMGKDMVCSASGFPQLKCLQLLNLSELQRIHVENTAMPILSDIEIDNCQKLDINSIQQFHAVLLEKKTTRI; encoded by the exons ATGTCGGAGATAGTACTCCGGTCCGCCGGTGAAAGGCTTCAGAATTTATTATCAGAAGAAACTGCAGGATTGAATAGCTCTGTTAGGGAAGATTTATTTTCCATAGTCAAAAAGCTTCAGTTGAGTTATActttattgaaagaaaaaaagagggaaaatgaaattgaaaacaAAGTGAGGATAATTGAAAAACTCAATTATCAAATCGAAGACAAAATCGAATCTTCAAAAACGTGGAGATTTCTTAGTTTCAGAATCCCGAAGATCAAATCAAAGATGGAGACTATCCTCAAACAAATCGACAATATTGTTATTAATGGAGTAAGCACCTCCCTCCTTCCTCTTCGAAACCAAATCACCAACATAGTTGGTCTCGAAGAAGATATTGAGCGAGTGTGCAGATCAATGTTATCTGATTATTCATCTTTTCCGTCCTCATCCTCGTCCTCGTCCTCCCGTATTGGAGTACCAGTTGTTATTCCAATATACGGAGTTGTTGGTTCAGGCAAAACTACACTTGCTAGATCAATACATGACAATTCAGCCATTGTTGAAAGGTTTGAGTATCGGATATGGATTGATGTTCCTCACGAAGACTTTGATGTCGGATACATACTTGAGAAAATAATGGAGTCAGTAAATCATGGATGGATGCGGTGCAGCAGCTCCAAGAAACAATTGCAGGAACGTGTTGAGAGAATATTTTATTGTAAGAGGAGCTTATTTGTATTTGATGATGTGCGATGCATACAAGCTTGGGAAACTCTTTACAGAGCACTACCAGAATTATACTCGGGTAGTTACGTACTTGTAACTACCCGAGTTGAATATGTAGCGAAATACATATCAAAAAAACACAGTCAGCCTGTACATAACATGAAGTCCTTGAACGAGGGTGATAGTTGGAGATTGTTCGACATGGTGTTATCTCCCAGTCACAGGGCATCATCATCAG ATAGGGGAATGGTTGGAAGTTGTCGTGGGTTACCAGGGCTCATCAAGCATCTTGCATCGTCTAAAAAAAGTGATCAAAATACCCAATCATTTATCTCTGAATACTATTGTCTACTTTATAAAAAAGAGTTACCAAAGGACTTGCAACCATGCTGCTTTATTTACTTGGGTCATTTCCTAGAAAATCAATTGATAGATCCCGAAAAGTTGTCCCATTTATGGATGATCGAAGGGTTATTATCAACAAGACAAAGTGTTAAAGGGGATCAGAGCATGACTGAGAGATATCTGAAAGAACTAGAACGTATGGGCGTGGTAGAGCTGCAACCAGAGGAAGTTCCCACGACCAACAAATTATTCAAGGCTTATCGCTTTGTTCAAGGTATGGAAAAATTTTGTGTCTCAAATTgtgaagaaaaatgttttctcAAAATCATTGATTTAAGACGAGAAAACTGTTCACTCTCATTGAGTGAAAGACCACGTCGACTTGTGATATATCTAGGTAATCACACAGTTGATATTCCTCCTAAAGTTTCTAAAACTATTCTTAGTCTTAGAGTGGTTCTTCTTGGAAACCAGCACACCCCTACTAAAATGCTAAACCTCAAGGAGTTTAAAGGGCTCAGAGTTCTTGATTTTGATGGGATTGATTTTAAAACACTGAAACTACTGACGGGTATTTCCAATCTCAAGTTCTTGAGGTATCTGAGCTTAAAAGGGTGTATCCTCGATGAGTTGCCATCATCTATTAGCAAGTTATCTTACTTGCGAGTATTTGATTTGAGAGTAGAAAAAGGAGCATCCGCTATAAAAATCCCAAACGTTCTATGGAAGTTGAGGAGGCTGAAACATTTATACCTTCCGCTAGAATTTGCAACTCAAAATGGTGAAAAACTCCGACTCAATAGCTTGACACAACTTGAAACCTTGGTGAACTTCAACACGAGCTTGTGCAGAGCTAATGATGTCTCAACACTTTGTAAACTCCATTACCTGGAGGCAAAGGTTGAAAATAATTTCCCCGACTTTGAATCAATCACCAGTTACATGAGAAGTAGTACTTCAAACAAATGTCCGCTACATTGCTCCATTGACATCATAGATTTGAATTGCTCTGCACCCGAACGTAGTACTGTACTACAAGAATTCTTAGGTTGTGAAGTACTCCAAACCTTGAATTTCAAAGGATTTATTGGACCCCTATCACCATCTCCTAAAATCTCCCCGAATCTCACTCAGTTACGTCTTCATAAGTCTTGTCTTAAACAAGACCCCATGCCAATCTTGGAGAAGCTTCCTAGTTTAGGGATTCTTGGCCTCAATGATGATGCCTATATGGGGAAGGATATGGTCTGTTCAGCTTCAGGTTTCCCTCAGCTCAAATGCTTACAACTCCTCAATTTGTCCGAGCTGCAGAGAATCCATGTGGAAAATACAGCCATGCCTATACTTTCCGACATAGAAATCGACAACTGCCAGAAACTTGATATCAACAGCATTCAACAGTTCCACGCAGTAttgcttgaaaaaaaaacaacaagaatCTGA
- the LOC107014915 gene encoding heterogeneous nuclear ribonucleoprotein 1-like, whose product MDSDQGKLFIGGVSWETSEEKMKEYFQGYGDVVQTVVMRDKITGKPRGFGFVVFADPSVIDRVLQDTHVIDGRTVEAKRALSREEQQGPKSGNMGSGRSFGGGGNTRTKKIFVGGLPPTLTEDDFRIYFETYGNVTDVAIMYDQQTNRPRGFGFISFDSEDAVDRVLHKAYHDLSGKQVEVKRALPKDSNSGFGGRSTGNGGSGMGGGSYQGYGASGDNPSSYDRMDTNRYMQSQNTGGGYPSYGSSGYGTAGYGYGSSNNGMGYGAYGSYGGANPGYGGVNPGYGGAAGAAFGNPNVPGAGYGSGQAGGPRSSWGSQVSSGYGNMGYGNVSWGASSAGGGGGPANGGSAAGQSPSGATGYGNQGYGYGGYGGNDGAYGGGASGDMQSGGGYMGSGYGDASGNSTLRSDTSQGSGNYGAQQNGPYGGGAPSRQAQLH is encoded by the exons aTGGATTCAGATCAAGGAAAACTATTTATTGGTGGGGTATCATGGGAAACATCAGAGGAGAAGATGAAGGAGTATTTTCAAGGGTATGGTGATGTTGTACAGACTGTAGTAATGAGGGATAAGATTACTGGGAAGCCTAGAGGATTTGGGTTTGTTGTATTTGCAGATCCTAGTGTTATTGATAGGGTTCTTCAGGatacccatgtaattgatggaCGTACg gTTGAGGCTAAAAGGGCCTTGTCCAGAGAGGAACAACAGGGTCCAAAATCTGGAAATATGGGTAGTGGTAGAAGTTTTGGAGGCGGTGGAAATACCAGGaccaagaaaatatttgttggGGGATTGCCTCCCACTCTGACTGAGGATGACTTTAGAATTTACTTTGAAACTTATGGTAATGTCACTGATGTAGCAATTATGTATGATCAACAGACCAACCGACCTCGTGGGTTTGGCTTCATTTCATTTGATTCTGAAGATGCAGTAGATAGGGTTTTACACAAGGCATATCATGATCTCAGTGGGAAACAAGTAGAAGTAAAACGTGCTCTTCCTAAAGATAGTAATTCTGGTTTTGGTGGTCGTTCCACGGGCAATGGTGGTAGTGGTATGGGTGGTGGAAGTTACCAGGGGTATGGTGCATCTGGTGACAATCCCAGTTCTTATGACAGAATGGATACCAACAGATACATGCAATCACAAAACACTGGAGGTGGTTATCCATCTTATGGTTCCTCTGGATATGGTACCGCAGGTTATGGTTATGGATCGTCCAACAATGGCATGGGTTATGGTGCTTATGGAAGTTACGGTGGAGCCAATCCTGGCTATGGGGGTGTCAATCCTGGATATGGTGGTGCTGCAGGTGCTGCCTTTGGAAATCCAAATGTGCCTGGTGCCGGTTATGGTAGTGGTCAAGCTGGTGGACCAAGAAGCTCGTGGGGCTCTCAGGTTTCTTCTGGATATGGTAATATGGGCTATGGTAATGTATCCTGGGGTGCTTCAAGTGCTGGTGGTGGAGGTGGGCCTGCTAACGGTGGATCTGCTGCTGGCCAGTCTCCAAGTGGAGCCACAGGATATGGAAATCAAGGTTATGGCTATGGTGGATATGGCGGAAATGATGGTGCTTATGGAGGTGGTGCATCGGGAGATATGCAATCAGGTGGAGGTTACATGGGCAGTGGGTATGGCGATGCTAGTGGAAATTCAACTTTGAGATCTGATACCTCACAAGGTTCTGGTAATTATGGTGCTCAGCAAAATGGaccttatggtggtggtgcccCAAGTCGGCAGGCTCAACTACACTGA